In Streptomyces nodosus, one DNA window encodes the following:
- a CDS encoding Gfo/Idh/MocA family protein, which yields MKVGCIGLGDIAQKAYLPVLGLQPGLELHLQTRTPATLHRVANGLHLPREQRHLDLDALLAQDLDAAFVHAPTAAHPEIVARLLEAGVPTYVDKPLAYELADSERLVRLAEEREVSLAVGFNRRFAPGYAQCADHPRALILMQKNRVGLPEEPRTMILDDFIHVVDTLRFLVPGPVDEVTVHGRVRDGLLHHVVLQLAGDGFTALGVMNRLSGSTEEILEVSGQDTKRQVLNLAEVIDHKGQPTVRRRGDWVPVARQRGIEQAATAFLDAVRAGTVLSARDALATHELCERVVAEVQSRPVAL from the coding sequence GTGAAGGTCGGTTGCATCGGACTCGGCGACATCGCGCAGAAGGCCTATCTGCCGGTGCTCGGGCTGCAGCCGGGGCTCGAACTGCACCTCCAGACGCGCACCCCCGCGACGCTCCACCGGGTCGCCAACGGCCTGCACCTTCCGCGGGAGCAGCGGCACCTGGACCTGGACGCGCTGCTCGCCCAGGACCTGGACGCGGCGTTCGTGCATGCGCCCACCGCCGCGCACCCCGAGATCGTGGCGCGTTTGCTGGAGGCGGGCGTACCGACGTATGTCGACAAGCCTCTCGCCTACGAACTGGCCGACTCCGAACGGCTGGTGCGGCTCGCCGAGGAGCGTGAGGTCTCGCTGGCGGTCGGCTTCAACCGGCGTTTCGCACCCGGCTACGCGCAGTGCGCCGACCACCCCCGCGCGCTGATCCTGATGCAGAAGAACCGCGTCGGACTGCCCGAGGAACCGCGCACGATGATCCTCGACGACTTCATCCATGTCGTCGACACCCTGCGGTTCCTGGTCCCCGGGCCGGTCGACGAGGTGACGGTGCACGGCCGGGTGCGGGACGGGCTGCTGCACCATGTGGTGCTTCAGCTGGCCGGTGACGGGTTCACCGCGCTCGGCGTGATGAACCGGCTGAGCGGTTCGACGGAGGAGATCCTCGAGGTGTCCGGGCAGGACACCAAGCGGCAGGTGCTCAACCTCGCCGAGGTGATCGACCACAAGGGTCAGCCGACCGTGCGGCGGCGCGGGGACTGGGTGCCGGTGGCCCGGCAGCGGGGTATCGAGCAGGCCGCGACGGCCTTTCTCGACGCGGTCCGTGCGGGCACGGTGCTCAGCGCCCGTGACGCGCTGGCGACTCATGAGCTGTGTGAGCGGGTGGTGGCTGAGGTGCAGAGCCGCCCCGTCGCGCTCTGA
- a CDS encoding DinB family protein, producing the protein MTVERLEPAQTAGERAMLEGWLDYHRRTLAWKCEGLTDAQLRTAAVEPSGLSLMGLVRHMAEVERGWFRAVLVGEDPGPIYSSDKDRDGDFHVTDADTWEEAYATWQAEIETARRQAAGFGLDDLSKGSSRSTEEPFNLRWIYTHMIEEYARHNGHADLLRERLDGATGD; encoded by the coding sequence ATGACTGTGGAGCGCCTTGAACCCGCCCAGACCGCCGGCGAACGAGCCATGCTGGAGGGCTGGCTCGACTATCACCGCCGCACCCTCGCCTGGAAGTGCGAGGGTCTCACCGACGCACAACTGCGGACGGCCGCCGTCGAACCGTCCGGACTCTCCCTGATGGGGCTCGTCCGCCATATGGCGGAGGTGGAGCGGGGCTGGTTCCGTGCGGTCCTCGTCGGCGAGGACCCGGGACCGATCTACTCCAGCGACAAGGACCGCGACGGTGATTTCCATGTCACCGACGCCGACACCTGGGAGGAGGCGTACGCCACCTGGCAGGCCGAGATCGAGACCGCCCGGCGGCAGGCCGCCGGCTTCGGTCTTGACGACCTCTCCAAGGGTTCGAGCAGGTCCACCGAGGAACCCTTCAATCTGCGCTGGATCTACACCCATATGATCGAGGAGTACGCCCGCCACAACGGGCACGCCGATCTGCTGCGTGAGCGGCTCGACGGGGCCACCGGGGACTGA
- a CDS encoding tetratricopeptide repeat protein: MAERQEQAAPDAVMTRIGQVVMLHHGGDREEARDRFLRLWSEIGEDGDPLHRCTLAHYLADTHDDPADELAWDLRALSAAEELTDGRPAGQAGKVAVRAFYPSLHLNLAADYMKLGRSEAARTHLSRARGAAGVLADDRYGDGIRAAIGRLERRLAQERSTDGSAEPAPRDGPGGDTLGPPRQRLQGPSDGSP, from the coding sequence GTGGCGGAGCGACAGGAGCAGGCGGCGCCGGACGCCGTCATGACCCGGATCGGACAGGTCGTCATGCTGCACCACGGCGGCGACCGCGAGGAGGCCAGGGACCGCTTTCTGCGGCTGTGGTCGGAGATCGGTGAGGACGGCGACCCGCTGCACCGCTGCACCCTGGCCCACTACCTGGCGGACACCCATGACGATCCGGCGGACGAGCTCGCCTGGGACCTGAGAGCGCTGTCGGCCGCCGAGGAACTCACCGACGGGCGCCCCGCCGGCCAGGCGGGAAAGGTCGCGGTGCGCGCCTTCTACCCCTCACTGCATCTGAACCTGGCCGCCGACTACATGAAGCTCGGCCGCTCCGAGGCCGCCCGCACCCATCTGAGCAGGGCCCGTGGCGCGGCCGGTGTCCTCGCCGACGACCGTTACGGGGACGGTATCCGGGCGGCGATCGGCCGCCTGGAACGGCGGCTGGCGCAGGAGCGGTCCACGGACGGCTCCGCCGAGCCCGCTCCCCGGGACGGCCCGGGCGGGGACACCCTGGGCCCGCCGAGACAGCGGCTCCAGGGCCCTTCTGACGGATCTCCCTGA
- the ung gene encoding uracil-DNA glycosylase, with protein MTDIAMLPESWRGVLGDELQQPYFKELTEFVEEERAKGPVYPPREEVFAALDATPYDQVKVLVLGQDPYHGEGQGHGLCFSVRPGVKTPPSLRNIYKEMKEELGTPVPDNGYLMPWAQQGVLLLNAVLTVRAGEANSHKGKGWEKFTDAVIRAVAGRPDPAVFVLWGNYAQKKLPLIDETRHVVVKGAHPSPLSAKKFFGSRPFTQINEAVARQGHAPIDWTVPNLG; from the coding sequence GTGACCGACATCGCCATGCTGCCGGAGTCCTGGCGGGGCGTTCTGGGCGACGAACTGCAGCAGCCCTACTTCAAGGAGCTGACGGAGTTCGTCGAGGAGGAGCGTGCCAAGGGTCCTGTCTACCCTCCGCGTGAGGAGGTCTTCGCCGCCCTCGACGCCACGCCGTACGACCAGGTGAAGGTCCTTGTCCTCGGCCAGGACCCCTACCACGGCGAGGGCCAGGGACACGGTCTGTGCTTCTCCGTGCGGCCCGGGGTGAAGACCCCGCCCTCGCTGCGGAACATCTACAAGGAGATGAAGGAGGAGCTGGGCACGCCCGTCCCGGACAACGGCTATCTGATGCCCTGGGCGCAGCAGGGCGTGCTGCTGCTCAACGCGGTGCTGACGGTGCGGGCCGGCGAGGCGAACTCGCACAAGGGCAAGGGCTGGGAGAAGTTCACCGACGCGGTGATCCGCGCGGTCGCCGGCCGTCCGGACCCTGCGGTGTTCGTGCTGTGGGGCAACTACGCGCAGAAGAAGCTCCCGCTGATCGACGAGACACGGCATGTAGTCGTCAAGGGCGCGCACCCCTCGCCGCTGTCCGCGAAGAAGTTCTTCGGCTCGCGCCCGTTCACCCAGATCAACGAGGCGGTGGCGCGGCAGGGCCATGCCCCGATCGACTGGACCGTCCCGAACCTGGGCTGA
- a CDS encoding ABC transporter substrate-binding protein translates to MFNRNRFLRRLAAITSISLVAGCSALSSGPSDEEPILVGTTSAPSTLDPAASWDNSWELFRNVYQTLLNYPDGAAEPGPDAAESCDFTDEKNLAYRCVLRRHLTFSDGDALDARAVKHSFDRIKRIDVPGGPAGLLGSLDRVETRGTREVVFHLKEPDATFPFVLATPAMSIVDPAEYPADRLREDGEVTGSGPYTLASYEEGDEARLTGNDTYRGYAQRKNEAVTIRYFQDSSSMVEALRSGKIDVTYRGLGASDIVSLQDRASREGLQLVENPGIEISYLVFNPKDPWARKTVVRKAVAQVVDRAAIAHTVYKDTVQPLYSMIPAGLTGHTTGFFDDYGDPSVTKAHEMLTGAGITEPVPLTLWYTTDRYGSETAPEFRELKRQLDESGLFRVTLKSRPWKQYVGGYQKGEYPVFGRGWFPDFPDPDNYIAPFVGRQNALGTPYEAPEITDVLLPRSRRASNRADVMKEFEDAQRILVDEARLLPLWQGKQYVAASEDISGGERALDPSTIMLLWELSRKTSW, encoded by the coding sequence GGGCCCTCGGACGAGGAGCCGATCCTCGTGGGCACCACCAGTGCTCCGAGCACGCTGGACCCGGCCGCCTCCTGGGACAACTCCTGGGAGCTGTTCCGTAACGTCTACCAGACCCTGCTCAACTACCCCGACGGCGCGGCCGAGCCGGGCCCCGACGCCGCGGAGAGCTGTGACTTCACGGATGAGAAGAACCTGGCGTACCGCTGTGTGCTGCGCAGGCACCTCACCTTCTCCGACGGGGACGCACTGGACGCCCGTGCGGTGAAGCACTCCTTCGACCGGATCAAACGGATCGATGTGCCCGGCGGCCCGGCCGGTCTGCTGGGCAGCCTGGACCGGGTCGAGACGAGGGGCACCCGCGAGGTCGTCTTCCACCTCAAAGAACCGGACGCCACCTTCCCGTTCGTCCTCGCCACCCCCGCGATGTCCATCGTCGATCCGGCCGAGTACCCGGCCGACCGGCTGCGCGAGGACGGCGAGGTCACCGGGTCCGGGCCCTACACGCTGGCGTCGTACGAGGAGGGCGACGAGGCCCGGCTCACCGGCAACGACACCTACCGGGGCTACGCCCAGCGGAAGAACGAGGCGGTCACCATCCGCTACTTCCAGGACTCCTCCTCCATGGTGGAGGCGCTCAGGAGCGGGAAGATCGATGTCACCTATCGCGGCCTCGGCGCCTCCGACATCGTCTCGCTCCAGGACCGCGCCTCCCGCGAGGGCCTCCAGCTCGTGGAGAACCCGGGGATCGAGATCAGCTATCTGGTGTTCAACCCGAAGGACCCCTGGGCCCGGAAGACCGTCGTCCGCAAGGCCGTGGCCCAGGTGGTGGACCGGGCCGCGATCGCCCACACCGTCTACAAGGACACCGTCCAACCGCTCTACTCCATGATCCCGGCGGGGCTGACCGGGCACACCACCGGGTTCTTCGACGACTACGGGGACCCCAGTGTCACCAAGGCCCACGAGATGCTCACCGGCGCAGGGATCACCGAGCCGGTGCCCCTGACCCTCTGGTACACCACCGACCGGTACGGTTCCGAGACCGCGCCGGAGTTCCGGGAGCTCAAGCGGCAGCTCGACGAGTCCGGCCTCTTCCGGGTGACCCTCAAGAGCCGCCCCTGGAAGCAGTATGTGGGGGGCTACCAGAAGGGCGAGTACCCGGTGTTCGGCCGCGGCTGGTTCCCCGACTTCCCGGACCCCGACAACTACATCGCGCCCTTCGTGGGCCGGCAGAACGCCCTCGGCACGCCCTATGAGGCGCCGGAGATCACCGATGTGCTGCTGCCGCGGTCCCGGCGGGCGAGCAACCGCGCCGACGTGATGAAGGAGTTCGAGGACGCCCAGCGGATCCTGGTGGACGAGGCCAGGCTGCTGCCCCTGTGGCAGGGCAAGCAGTACGTCGCGGCGAGCGAGGACATCTCCGGCGGGGAGCGGGCGCTGGACCCGTCGACGATCATGTTGCTGTGGGAGCTGTCCCGCAAGACGAGCTGGTAG